Proteins from a genomic interval of Nostoc sp. TCL240-02:
- a CDS encoding isoprenyl transferase has protein sequence MTNNKGKMTKLPTDLNPQKIPQHIAVIMDGNGRWATSRGLPRIAGHRQGAKTLKELLRCCKDWGIKALTAYAFSTENWQRPVEEVDFLMHLFERLLHRELAQMHQEGLRISFIGDLSALPKSLQTEMERSMRETLNNQAIHFTVAVNYSSRNEITKVCHQVAQLVQRGELSAEQVNESLIEQHLYTADTPEPDLLIRTSGEMRLSNFLLWQMAYTEMYFTDILWPDFNREALYQALLSYQNRDRRFGQVKASLSA, from the coding sequence ATAACAAATAACAAAGGAAAAATGACAAAATTACCCACCGATTTAAACCCGCAAAAAATACCCCAACATATCGCCGTCATCATGGATGGTAACGGACGATGGGCAACCAGTCGAGGATTACCGCGCATTGCTGGACATCGCCAAGGAGCAAAAACGCTCAAAGAACTATTGCGTTGCTGCAAGGATTGGGGAATCAAAGCGTTGACAGCCTACGCTTTCTCAACAGAAAATTGGCAGCGTCCTGTTGAAGAAGTAGATTTTCTGATGCATTTGTTTGAGCGATTACTACACCGTGAGTTGGCTCAAATGCATCAAGAAGGTTTACGAATCTCGTTTATTGGAGATTTATCGGCTTTACCTAAGTCTCTACAAACGGAAATGGAACGTTCTATGAGAGAGACGTTGAATAATCAAGCAATCCACTTTACTGTTGCAGTCAACTACAGTAGCCGCAACGAAATTACTAAAGTTTGTCATCAAGTAGCTCAACTCGTACAACGTGGCGAACTCAGTGCGGAACAAGTAAATGAAAGTCTTATAGAACAACATCTCTACACAGCAGACACTCCAGAACCCGATTTACTGATTCGGACTAGTGGTGAGATGCGGTTGAGTAATTTTCTCTTATGGCAAATGGCGTATACAGAAATGTATTTCACCGATATTCTTTGGCCAGATTTTAATCGAGAAGCATTATATCAGGCTTTGTTGAGTTACCAAAATCGCGATCGCCGTTTTGGTCAAGTTAAAGCTTCACTGTCAGCTTAG
- a CDS encoding iron uptake porin — protein MAKYLLASASGMGFLCLIAGLSPVQALPNLEIADKNLAINQNDSSYQKNDSHQSNLTNNISSELLIDNENQKNEDLGVDSAVKFQQQLTPKSINSSPSSDKLAQVTSVSQLSDVQPTDWAFQALQSLVERYGCIAGYPNQTYRGNRAMTRYEFAAGLNACLERINELIATATGDLVKKEDLATLQKLQEQFTAELTTLRGRVDAVEARTAKLEANQFSTTTKLNGEAIIAGVGATGGAPNNSDSNIILVNRVRLNLTTSFTGKDSLITGLQAYNFLGGADGQGSLQQSLGLASPLLSSSSARTSFEPQFPGLNVNTLSSVGANSVQLYKLLYIFPVANKLTLFAGTAAETSDAFPAITPFYGEGQESISRFGNLNPVLRVSGGTSGTGLASAAGFIYSISPNLDLRALYGSVNANLPQKSADEVLPGVSTTPLGGGVFSGSSIVAAQLTFKPSPDLDIGLNYANSYHEINILGTGLISSDVGALSGVDAGTPVKLNSFGGTVTWRLSPKIALSGYGAALFVDAASNSVNASTTFTSWMAGVHFRDLFKSGNTAGILFGQPLFRSDTGGSAQLTPTGDNRATPYHLEAYYRFQVSDNISITPGAFVLFNPEGNSNNETTTVGVLRTTFTF, from the coding sequence ATGGCGAAATATCTACTAGCTTCTGCTAGTGGGATGGGATTTTTATGCTTAATTGCCGGGTTATCACCTGTGCAAGCCCTTCCTAATTTAGAAATTGCAGATAAGAATTTAGCTATTAATCAAAATGATAGCAGTTATCAAAAAAATGATTCTCATCAAAGCAACTTGACAAATAATATCTCCAGTGAATTGCTGATAGATAATGAGAATCAAAAAAATGAAGATTTAGGTGTAGATTCTGCTGTTAAGTTTCAGCAGCAACTGACACCAAAATCTATAAATTCATCTCCATCCTCAGACAAACTTGCACAAGTAACATCTGTATCCCAATTATCTGATGTACAACCAACAGATTGGGCTTTTCAGGCACTCCAGTCTTTAGTTGAGCGCTATGGTTGCATTGCAGGTTATCCCAATCAAACCTATCGCGGTAATCGGGCGATGACTCGCTATGAATTTGCTGCTGGCTTAAATGCTTGTTTAGAACGAATCAACGAACTGATTGCCACTGCAACTGGTGATTTGGTTAAGAAAGAAGATTTAGCCACGTTACAGAAACTACAAGAACAATTTACGGCAGAATTGACAACATTGCGGGGTCGAGTAGATGCTGTAGAAGCTCGTACCGCAAAACTAGAAGCAAATCAATTTTCTACGACTACTAAACTTAATGGAGAGGCAATTATTGCTGGTGTTGGTGCTACCGGCGGCGCTCCTAATAACAGCGACTCGAACATCATCCTAGTTAATAGAGTGCGATTAAATCTTACCACTAGCTTTACTGGTAAAGATTCATTAATTACTGGATTACAAGCTTATAACTTTTTGGGTGGAGCCGATGGACAAGGTAGCCTGCAACAAAGTTTAGGATTAGCTTCACCTCTTTTAAGTTCTAGTAGCGCTCGTACCAGTTTTGAGCCGCAATTTCCGGGGTTAAATGTCAATACTTTGTCGAGCGTTGGTGCAAACAGTGTTCAGCTTTACAAATTACTGTATATTTTTCCCGTCGCTAATAAATTAACCTTGTTTGCGGGAACTGCGGCGGAAACATCAGATGCTTTCCCAGCAATTACGCCTTTTTATGGTGAAGGACAAGAGTCAATATCTCGTTTTGGCAACTTAAATCCAGTGCTACGGGTTTCTGGTGGGACTTCGGGTACTGGTTTAGCATCGGCGGCGGGATTTATTTATAGTATTTCCCCGAATTTGGATTTACGAGCTTTATACGGTAGCGTCAATGCCAATTTACCCCAAAAATCTGCTGATGAGGTACTACCAGGAGTTTCTACAACACCTTTGGGGGGTGGTGTATTTAGTGGAAGTAGTATTGTTGCTGCACAGTTAACCTTCAAGCCCAGTCCTGACTTAGATATTGGTCTAAACTATGCCAATAGTTATCACGAAATCAATATTTTAGGTACTGGATTAATTAGTAGTGATGTTGGTGCTTTATCTGGTGTTGACGCTGGGACACCCGTCAAACTCAACTCCTTTGGCGGTACGGTAACATGGCGATTGTCTCCCAAAATAGCCTTATCTGGCTACGGTGCAGCACTATTTGTTGATGCTGCTTCAAATAGCGTGAATGCTTCCACCACCTTTACAAGTTGGATGGCGGGAGTTCACTTCAGAGATTTATTCAAGTCAGGAAACACTGCTGGGATTCTTTTTGGTCAGCCTCTTTTCCGTAGTGATACTGGTGGTTCTGCTCAACTTACCCCCACAGGAGACAATCGGGCGACTCCTTACCATTTAGAAGCCTATTATCGCTTTCAAGTTAGCGATAATATCAGCATTACTCCTGGTGCCTTTGTTCTTTTTAACCCAGAAGGTAACAGTAACAATGAAACTACAACTGTAGGTGTACTTCGGACTACTTTTACATTCTAA
- the trxA gene encoding thioredoxin, producing the protein MATKKQFNSFEEMLSASDVPVLVDFYADWCGPCQMMVPILEQVNLQLKDRLRIVKIDTEKYTDLATEYKIASLPTLVLFKQGQPVDRIEGVMQAPQLVQYLQTKI; encoded by the coding sequence ATGGCAACTAAAAAACAATTTAACAGCTTTGAAGAGATGCTGTCTGCTTCTGATGTACCTGTATTAGTAGATTTTTACGCTGACTGGTGTGGCCCATGTCAGATGATGGTGCCAATTTTAGAGCAAGTCAATCTCCAACTTAAGGATCGCCTACGGATTGTCAAAATTGACACAGAAAAATACACAGATTTAGCCACTGAGTACAAAATTGCCTCTCTCCCAACCTTAGTATTGTTTAAGCAGGGTCAACCTGTGGATAGGATAGAGGGAGTGATGCAAGCACCGCAGTTGGTGCAATATCTACAAACAAAGATTTAA
- the fabG gene encoding 3-oxoacyl-[acyl-carrier-protein] reductase encodes MTLLQGKVAIVTGASRGIGRAIAIELASQGAIAVVNYASSSAAAEAVVTEITAVGGQAIAIQANVSKGDQVDALVNAVMEKFSRVDILVNNAGITRDTLLLRLKPEDWQAVIDLNLTGVFLCTRAVSKIMLKQRSGRIINITSVAGQMGNPGQSNYSAAKAGVIGFTKSVAKELATRGITVNAVAPGFITTDMTSDLNNPEDILKYIPLGRFGQPEEIAGMVRFLAADPAANYITGQVFNVDGGMVMA; translated from the coding sequence ATGACATTATTACAAGGTAAAGTTGCAATTGTCACAGGCGCATCACGGGGAATAGGTCGAGCGATCGCAATTGAATTAGCTTCACAAGGAGCGATCGCAGTTGTCAATTATGCCAGTTCGAGCGCTGCGGCTGAGGCAGTTGTTACAGAAATTACAGCAGTGGGAGGTCAGGCGATCGCTATCCAAGCAAACGTTTCTAAAGGCGATCAAGTAGACGCACTAGTTAACGCCGTTATGGAAAAGTTTAGCCGTGTGGATATCTTAGTCAATAACGCAGGGATTACGCGCGACACACTGCTTTTGCGTTTAAAGCCAGAAGATTGGCAAGCTGTAATAGACCTTAATCTAACTGGTGTTTTCTTATGTACACGCGCTGTCAGTAAAATTATGCTCAAGCAGCGATCGGGGCGAATTATTAATATTACCTCCGTTGCTGGGCAGATGGGCAACCCAGGTCAGTCCAACTACAGCGCCGCCAAAGCAGGTGTAATCGGCTTCACCAAAAGCGTTGCCAAAGAACTGGCTACTCGCGGTATTACCGTTAACGCCGTCGCCCCTGGTTTCATCACCACCGATATGACTAGCGATCTCAATAACCCCGAAGATATCCTAAAATACATCCCCCTCGGTCGCTTTGGTCAGCCTGAAGAAATCGCTGGTATGGTGCGCTTCCTCGCCGCAGATCCCGCCGCCAACTATATCACCGGACAAGTTTTTAACGTCGATGGCGGAATGGTCATGGCTTAA